The Bryobacteraceae bacterium genome includes a window with the following:
- a CDS encoding fructokinase encodes MARYGAIEAGGTKFLVAVGEDPLRLEQVTRIETSQDPAETMAAVIDYFRRAGPLEALGVATFGPVDFATGCITTTPKLSWRNYPLREVLERELGVRVGFDTDVNGAALAEARCGAGRGVEDLVYFTVGTGIGGGAITGGRLVHGLMHSEMGHLLVRRAREELAEFSGVCPYHGDCLEGMASGPAIEARWGHRAEALDAHHPAWRLEADYLAQACINVACVLSPRVVVLGGGVMEQAHLLEMIRARAAEYANGYFPLPRIERPALEHPGLSGALMLAQEAAQ; translated from the coding sequence ATGGCTCGATACGGCGCGATCGAAGCGGGCGGGACGAAGTTCCTGGTGGCGGTGGGAGAGGATCCGCTGCGGCTGGAGCAGGTGACGCGGATCGAGACGTCGCAGGACCCTGCGGAGACGATGGCGGCGGTGATCGATTATTTCCGGCGCGCAGGTCCGCTGGAAGCGCTGGGGGTGGCGACGTTCGGACCGGTGGATTTCGCCACCGGATGCATCACGACGACGCCGAAGCTTTCCTGGCGGAATTATCCGCTGCGGGAGGTTCTCGAACGGGAGCTGGGCGTGCGGGTGGGATTCGACACGGACGTCAACGGCGCGGCGCTGGCGGAGGCGCGCTGCGGCGCGGGGCGGGGCGTGGAAGACCTGGTCTATTTCACCGTGGGGACGGGGATCGGCGGAGGAGCGATCACGGGCGGACGGCTGGTGCACGGGCTGATGCACTCCGAGATGGGGCATCTGCTGGTGCGGCGGGCGCGCGAGGAGCTGGCCGAGTTTTCGGGCGTCTGCCCGTATCATGGGGACTGCCTGGAGGGCATGGCGAGCGGACCGGCGATCGAGGCGCGCTGGGGGCACAGGGCGGAAGCGCTGGACGCGCACCATCCGGCATGGCGGCTGGAGGCGGACTATCTCGCGCAGGCGTGCATCAACGTGGCGTGCGTGCTTTCGCCGAGGGTGGTGGTGCTGGGCGGGGGCGTGATGGAGCAGGCGCACCTGCTGGAGATGATCCGGGCGCGCGCAGCCGAGTATGCCAACGGGTATTTTCCGCTGCCGCGGATCGAGCGCCCGGCGCTCGAGCACCCGGGACTGAGCGGGGCGCTGATGCTGGCGCAGGAGGCGGCGCAGTGA